Within Equus przewalskii isolate Varuska chromosome 9, EquPr2, whole genome shotgun sequence, the genomic segment GGTAAGTCCCAAACTTGTGAAATCTCCAAGGTCATCATCTGCCTGTGTTTGCCTGCACCACTCTTGCCTCCTAGATGTATTTTCTTAGGTTCTTCTGGGAGAAGGCGTTGGAATCTCTCTTTGCACAGACCCGGGGCTGAGTTCAGTTTACAGAGAGAGTGGAGTTCATCTGAACTTGTGCATAATGTGGCCCCTTCCATGACATGTGCCCAAAGGCACAACACACAGTCACCCCAGCGTCCCCGTGTGgtgcacacccccccccccccatctagTATCTGTTGGTGGTTGCCCTGTCCCTATGGGAAGGTAGGATGACTCATGGACTTGGGTATTGCTGTATGTTTTTGCTGGTAGATTccagtttttttaattgaaaattttaaattttcccagTTCAGCAGTATTGTTCTGGGGCATGTCTGGAGTCCCAGCATGGAGCACGTCCAGCCCTGCAAGAGAACTTGCCAGTTCCTCCTCCTAACATGCAAAGAAGGGATCTGGCATGCCCATCCTCGTAGTGGTCACCTAACGCCCTGTTGCGGGTGGcagagatcaggcctgcaacctGAAGCATGACTGGGACCCTCCCCAGGCAGCGTGCGCAGGCAGGCCCCCTGGCTCTGGGAGTCCCAGCCCGTCCTGAGTGATGACATCCTACATATCTGACTCTTTTCCTATTCGGCTGATACTCCACCCTGATACTCCATTGCATTCCTGCTTCTTTCCTGGGAGGGCCTTCAGAGACCTCATGCTGCCAGGAGGGACATTCAGCCTGGGACAAAAGAGGGAGCCAGTGCGGAAGCCGGTGACAGGAGGAAACatcaatttccttctctgtttcacaCTCTGGAAGCATAGATCTGCTTGCATCATGCAGAGGCTGTGGGAACGTAGTGCCTGGGGCCTCTCCAGGAATGTCTGCGGTCAGGGCCTTCCTGCCCcttctggggtgggggaggggctggccaggtgctGATGGAGAACGGGCTGGGACTAAGGGAGCCAGTCCAGACCATGTCTATGACCTGCAGTGGGGCCTTCTGTCCGGGTCTTCCTTGGACCCTGGAATGTAGGGGGGGGAATAGGCCCAGCAGGGGTTGGAGATACTCTGATTTCCTGTGAGCCCCTGAGCATCCTATGTGGGGGAAGAGACAAGTGGGCACGTAGTGGTGGCCATGGCAGCCCTGATCCTTGTCCTCGTAGAGCTCTGGAACCAGTACGGATGGCCAACTTGTCCCTGGATGGTGACATCAGAATGgacagggctgggatggggaaCAAAGAGGCAGCTGGTTGTGGGAATTTTCATTTGGGGGTCTAGCATCTCCTGTTGGAGGCTGGGCAGCCCTTACTTGGGATTTATATTGATGTGCGATGGACGACACTCAGGCACCACCATGTATGAAACAAAGTTGATCACGCATGCAGGAAACAGCAACAGGACTCCCCAAGGAGCAGGGCTCCTGATCCGTCTGGAGGGAGGTCCAAGTGCAGTGAGGTGGGCGGCCTTTGGGCTAGGACTCTCGGGGTCAGAGCGAAGTTCCTGGGTGTGGGATGGGTTCACATGGTTGGAACCTCCTCCTGGTGTCCAGGGAGGAAGCGTGTCGGCTCTCTTATAGGTCTGCCCAGGTGGGATAGAAATGGGAGGTCAGGGGCTGAAGCCGTCAGGGTCTACTGTCAAAAAGAGTCTTGTCTTtattacatggagatggaaaatacTACCTGCAAATGGCTTCTGGGAGCCTCGAGGAAGGTGCAGGAAAAGGATCCAGACTCAggactgtctgattccaaagcctcaTAGCTATCAGCTTAGTGGCTCTCAGTGTCCACGGAGCCTGGCCCAGCCCCCGCTGCCCTCCCACCAGCACAGCCTCCAAGACCCCCTACCCcaccctgccctgtcctgctctccctcctctttcctgccccagggccttgctTAACTGCCCTGAGAGaccaggctccaggctccagcTGGGCTCCCCCCTCCTCAGAGACACCAACCCCAACCCTGCCCTGGGGAACGCGCTTCCCTCTTTGCACCCTGACCTTACCACCCTTTTTGACAGAGACAACCAGATCTGGGGCCCAGCCCACCCGCAGCCTCCCCAGGAAATGCCTGGGACTGAGGTTCTAAGAGCTGAACTATTCTCTTGGGAAGACTGGAGTGTACATCAGTGGCTCTTAGTAAATGCGCCAGTGAGCCCTGGGGCAAAGCCTTCTCCATCCCCGAGGTCACTAACCACGTGGCTGTGACTCACTGGGAAACAACCAAAGTGGCCGTTTGTTAGCACTAAGTGTGGGGTGGATTGCTATGCAGCAGGAGGTAACGAGACACCATCGAGGTGTCATTATTGACGTCTCTTCAGTCCactgctctttccccaggttagaCCCAGTGTCTGGCATACACCAGGGGCTCCACTGCGGTCACTGTCAACATGGCTTCCGACCGTGACAGTGCCCTCAGGCCTGACAATTGTGGGAGGATCTTGTCTCCGGTCAAGTTTTCGGGTGGTGGTCTTCCTGAGTCCCGAGCTGCCTGTCACCCTCCATCCTCTCGAGGGAGTGGACACATTTATCACACACGTTTAGGGAGCGATTATGTACTAAGTGCCATTCACTTTGAATTCTTTAATTCTCACATTAGTCCTGTGAGGTGGGGACCACGCAATCCCTgatttatagaggaggaaactggggcacaagGAAGTCACTCACTCTTCTGGGATCCAGACCAGAGGCCTCTCTGCAGAGTCTGCTCTTCCCCAGGACCCtgcccagtgtgtgtgtgtgtgtggggggctcCCACACGTCTCTAGGGCGCCGGCAGACTCCGTGTCCTGTGGTATTTTGGCAAGTCTCAAGCTGGCCCCATTCTGCATGAGACACTGTCGCCTCCCCCAGCCCGCAGTGCTGGACCCAGCGTCCTGTCCCCACTCCTGTTCATggttcccctttctcttttccactttcccttttgtgttagttttctagggcagccataacaaaataccacaggctgggcgGCCCacacaacagaaatctatttccttacagttctggaggctggaagtctaagataaGGTGCTAACAGGGCTGGTTTTCCCTAAAGCTTCTCTCCTTGGCAGTCTATTTGTTTGAATCAAAATCCAAATTGGGTCCAAACAGGGCGGTgggggaattggatgaaggtggCCAAAAGGTACACACTTCCAGTTATGACAGATTAGTCCTGGGGCTGTAACACGCAACAGGATGACCATAGTGAACATGCTGATGGCCTGTTTGAAGGTTGCTAAGAGAAGAAGTGGATCCTAAGAGTTCTCGTCacgaggaaaaaaaatttttttctttttttgatatcTATATGAGACGGATGTTAACtaagcttattgtggtaatcatttcaaaatatatgtaagtcaaatcattatgctgtacatcataaacttacacagtgctgtatgtcaattatacctcaataaaagcaaaaaaggtaaaaagaaaaaaacaaaaaacccgaATTAGGTCCAGACATTGCAATTGGTTGATACGTCTCTTAAATACCTTTTAGTCTATCTGATACcaactcttgctttttttttgaggaagattaaccctgagctaactactggcaatcctcctctttttgctgaggaagactggccctgagctaacatccgcgcccatcttcctctactttatatgtgggacgcctaccacagcatggcatgccaagcggtgccatgtccgcacccgggatccgaaccggtgaaccctgggctgccgagaagtggaatgtgcaaacttaaccactgtgccacctggctggccctgataccaaaactctTAATCTCAAGTGTGTGTGCCCAATCCACAGGAAGTcaaacactgagacattggtgcttggagatgaagaaagttttatttgCATTGGCCAAAGTGAGGaggtgggaggataggttctctcaaatccaccttaacaggAGAAGAAAGTAGAAGATTTTATAGAgcggcttgggaggaggagtttcagagaaacagtGGAAGTCTGTTTCGCTCCCCATAAGCCCCTGGGccatctgacttctgggcatcaatggcagctggggggcgggggtggttaTCTAgtgatccttgaaggcattctctttcttctgcaaaacaagctcataagtCCTGGTGACCCtagagtcacccctcaggttaaacaagaaaacagcaaatggacaagattaacttcttttcataacaaggtgGAAAGGCCATCTTATGGGATATTTACAGCAACCTCCAGGTACCCAACTTCAATCCCTGCCTGAGTCCAGCTCCAacagagtccaggttcctgagggatgaacGGCGTTGGTGAAGGGAAGGGAATGAGACTGCACACCAAGTTGGTGAAAGCAAGTCTGAAGTCTTTATTGTCAAGCATgcgtttatatatattttgaggattaCATAAGTGTCTGGGGTACATCTATTTTCTCCCCTAAAGAAGCTTGGTTTTTCTCCATGATATCATTTTAATTCCTTAATTTATTTGAGTCATCAACAATTTCTAATGCAGGGGGCGAGACTCGGTTTATGCTGAATGGAACAAGCCTTGGGGTAAAAGTGAGCCAAGGTACGTCTAGATCAGGCACATACAGGTCCCCACATCCTCTTATATAACTCCCACACTGAGACATCTGACCTTTGAATCCTCTTTCTTCGGCAGGGCCCTGGGCATGTTGAAAGAGTGTTAGTCAGAAGAGGGTCTTTCTTGTCTGTTACAGTGAGATTCCCCTTTCCCAGCAGATTCCCCTGGGTAAGCACAAGCGTCATGAAGAGAGCCAATACAGCAACTGGTGACAGCAGGTTGAGCAAGGAGGACCCTCGACCATTCCTGCAGGGGTGGCTTTGCAACTCTCGTGCTTTGTGTGCCCTGAGTGTGTCACTGGGCTGCGGCAGCTGCAGGACGGCATCCAGCAAATCCCCgctgtcttttctcccttcctcattcTTGTAGGAAGCGGGGCATTGACCATTCTGCCTACTTCCTGCTGAAAGGGagcaaagaggaggaaactggggaaTGAAATTTTTCAACCTGAGATTGAAAATACTCTTGGGCACTGAGTTGTATTTTGCATgattagaatttttgcatctcatTCAACAGTTTTAGCACGACATCTAAAAGCACAGgttatcatcaaatatccagctGGAAGGCTAAGAATATAGACAACTCAAATTTTAATAGTCCTTGAAGAATAGATCTAATCTCTTGGGGAATCCAAGAGAACAGTCCTGAAAACCAGTCTAGACATTATAAACCAGAATTATCAAGGGGTCCTCATGGTCATGCACTGAATAAGGTTTGGGATGACATATCCAACCTCCAGAAAGATTACCTGCCTTTGCCAACATCTGAGAAATTCTAATAATCCCAATTTTCTTCCAGGCTTGGGGGTCAAAGTCAACAAGGAAGCATAATAGCCAGtttacagatggaaaagaaaaacctcaaaggCAATTCACAcaactaggatctaatatctaATATCCACAAGTGTGTCTTTTAGTTTCTACTGAaacctaatttttctctctaaaatcaccctcattatgaccaaagatagccaaattaagaatAATTGGTTGGTTTGTGCCAATtgtttacataagtacagcaagaatagccatTGATCATACAGGCTGTTTTAaacctgctttgctggaactttttataaggaatctccaATTGAACTCATAAGTCCTCTTGAGGCCAGGCCAAGCTAAGGACTTGTCATCAAACTCTGCCTGCAATACCTATGTGTTTGAGTGaatccttctcttctcttgaggtGCCCCAAAATATCGTGAGGTTCTTTGAGCTCCCAAGGAAGTGACCTTTTTTACTCCCAtgggaaccctgtaagcaagGTGCCAGGCCAAGATTTCTAGGTGGCTTTATTTCATAACGTCAATCTTTTCCCTTGGTCATCTGAgcatatctgagtctatgcatgtttctctcaaatatggcattccagtcaaagccttggtaatataaccaatgtttccattTGTGTACCATTATAAGGAGAACACATTCTTActgaatttatgcaaataactatattgccatgagaataagaatattcactcactaagagtttctaaattctggaaggatcaggtagggagaaaaagataaatgtttcaattatgCTTACAACAGTATAACTTACCAAACTGCTATGAGTCATAGTTaggttaagagaaaagagaaaaaagttttctttctttctttctttctttctttttattttttgagaagattagccctgagctaacttctgctgccaatcctcctcttttgctgaggaagactggccctaacctagcatccgtgcccatcttcctccactttatatgtgagacgtctgccacagcatggcttgacaagtggtgccgtgtccacacccaggatgtgaacccgtgaaccgtgggccactgaagcagaacatgcacacttaactgctatgccaccaacCAGCCCCcaaaaaaggttttcttaaatctgaaaaacaaaacattaaaaaatcagcaatatttcaaaggaaaaagtcacaaaaattaaaaccattctCATCAGTTCATTTAGTTCCATGGAATCAACACTTTATCTTTTCTTAGAAGTTTCAAGAAgtcttcagtttttccattagagttctgtaatttctttctttctgaagtttcatctgtaatttcttttttttttaaagatttcacttttcctttttctccccaaagccccctggtacatagttgtatattcttagttgtgggtccttctagttgtgcgtaatttctttctttgttttatggtTTGGAAGTTCATCAGAAGGCAGTATTCTAGAGAaaatgtcagagtcctttccatgaatctctctgaagatgaggCATGCccatttcaatcaaaccaacaaacttaaacaagctttcactTACCAAAGATCACTTACTTTAAGGCtgttaaacagagctcttaattttggccacaccatctggaggtagaaaaatatctcacattGTACAGGTTCAGGCAACTCTATTGACTTCCTTTAGTACATTTAATTAACATTGTCTGAAGGGTAGACTTATATGCTGCTTTACAATATCAACACTGGGGGAATGTTTCCCCCAGGGAGACAGATGTCTATCCCCATAATTCAATTTATAACACAATCATGAAAAAGACATGTAATCACTTAATTCCATCAACTCTAATACCTCTAATCATAGCTTTCACGAGGACTTCATCATCATCAAGTCTTAAGTCTTATAATATTGGGTAGGGGAAGCATTCCCAGCCAGACATaacatccattttaaaaaaagactcagGCAAAATTGATATAATCTCCTTAATAAAATTAGTTGAAACCTTTCaacctttataatcttatcaatacttatacttttacatttttttcaatttaattgtaGCCTGAGTCTGGGTCTTAAAGCTagtcattatttatttgtatttcctttttagtttggtcttttcataggtaccaataaaacaattaCGATGAGAGCTCTCTGAAAATTCTTctaggggtcggcctggtggtacagcagttgagtgcacacattccactttggtggtccggggCTCCttagaggaggaatggcagcagttagctcagagctaatcttcctcaaaaaaaaaataaaataaataaaaataaaaatttttccaatttataaGTTTTTCCAACTATGGATCCATCATCTGGCCATTTTCTCTAGAGTCTAAAGAATGTTGTGGCCATGTggtttttataaaagaatatcatcttttcccttttccatggGCTCGAAGCTAAAAGTTACCTAATTTTGGAGAATATAGGTGGGGGTCAAATTACCGTTCCCCAGAGTGAGTCACACATAAGATTGCATACATAAGATTGCACACATAAGAATGCACCCACACAAAATTCAActtctgaaaaatacaaaactgaaaGTAGACCAAATGTGTTTCTCCGCTCCAAGCGAGTATTTCACCAAGGGTGACTAACACCAGTGGGAAGGAGAGAGCGGCAGGGGGAGTCCCTACAGCAGAGAGACCCGGGCAGCTTCTGGGAACCACTGACTGCTCAAATCCTCACTGAGGCCATGCAGCCATGGGCACGAGACTCCTGGCTGGCTCGCCAAaattgataccaaacctcttcATCTCAAGTTCCCATGCCCAATGCACAAtgagccaaacactgagacatccagtgcttggagatggagaaaggtttattcgaattggccaaaaAAGATggtgggaggataggttctctcaaatctgccttgagaaagaagaaagcaggaggttCTATAGAGCTAAGGGGCGTGGGAGGAGGAGttttagagaaacaaaagggTAACCCATACTTCATTCCCAATTAggccctgggcaatctgacttttGGGCCGGGTGTcaagggcagctgggggctggttatctggtgatggCAACTTCCTGGAagccattctctttcttctacaaaacaagctcataaatccttgcgacccttgagtcacccctcaggttaaatgagaaaacagcaaATGGGCAAGATTCACTTCTTTTCATCACAAGGTGGAAAGGCAATCTTATTGAATGTTTACAGCAACCCTCAGGTAGACGGCTTCATACGGATTCCCTCTCCATCTTTCTTGTTTGTGCATTTCCTGGCAGTTTATTTAGTGAAGGAATAAGGTGGTTTGTCCTGTAGTTTTCCACAAAGACAGTGCCTTTGCCGGGGGCCTGTCCACCACGTGGTTGAACAAGATACTCTGTTTCCAATGAATTGCCTCCCATTTCCAGGAAATCGATGGAGAGACGTCAGGGCTGGTACTCTGTCCTTCCACCAGCAGGCGCACAACATGCAAGTGTCTCTCAAGTGGCCACGTGGGTgagatccattcattcactcaggtcacaaaatagtaataaagtaattctgtcctttttcctatctttattagaaaaaagggcagaattctatctttattatctttattttctatctttatctttattatttgaaCTACTTCTGTAAAGAAACATCTCTGTTTCTCAACTAAGTGTACATCCTGAGGTCCGATTCTTTTGCAAAAGTCAGGATAAAAggttgattcttttttcttcttcttttttttttttagccagtTTTCATAATGCACACCCGGTCCCTTCATCCTGTAAGCAGGAAAGAGGGCTTGTCTATTCTTCTCCTGTTCCTGGAGGAAAGAAACgttgaaaaacaaaatccaactgagaacattttaaagatcttacTGGCTTCATTCGACGATTCGTGAACCCCACAGTATCCAGTCTAGCAGATAGAAAGCTGTCCAAGGCAAGAGACTCTggaggcagcagggagcaggACGGGGAAGTTAGGCAAAGGCAGGTTGTTACTACAAGGTCACTGCTCAGAGGATGGCAGCGGCCTATCAGGCAGACGGCCTGACTAGTGCTGAGCAGGAGAGTCCTGATTGACcagtttaagattccatttctgggagagccgaAACTGTCATTAAGTGAAGCCTTGCTTTGGTGACGATGTGGGGCGTAGCATGAGCGACTCTAtttggggcctgttgtcttgtttttaagagaagagagtgggctggcccggtggccaagtggttaagttcgtgtgctccgctgcaggtggcccagtgtttcattggtttgaatcctgggcgcggacatggcaccgctcatcaaaccacgctgaggcagcgtcccacatgccacaactagaaggacccacaacaaagaatatacaactatgtaccagggggctttggggagaaaaaggaaaaaaaaaaacaatctaaaaaagaaaaaaaaaaagagggaagagagctGTCTCCACTCACGACCCAGAGAAAACTCAGGTCCATCCTCCTCGCTGTCCCATGTGCCTCTCACCTGGGCTCTCACATCCTCCGTGTCCTTCCTTGTCTAGGCTTCGAGCACCACCAAACACAATGCAGCAACGACAGCGGACACAGTgagaggagcagcagcagaagcagcatcATGGACAGCCCTCCGACCTTGAGGCCCTGGAGGTCACCATGAAATGGGCTGTGGTTACACCGGGTGGGCCCTTCTTGATACGAGGCTCCTACACCGACTCTGCCTCCAGACCCCTGGACCCCGAGGGCTCCCCCAGTTCCTCACCAATGACTACAGGGACCGTGATGTTCAGcttgtggtgtcccacatggcaggcGAAATTCTGCTCCTCTCTGGGGGAGATCCGAGTGGCCACCCAGGTCTGGTAGGTCCCGTCCCCACTGGGCAGGATGGCCCTAGGCCCAAAGGTGCCCTGGTGCATGGGCTCCCCATCCAGAAGCCAGGTCAGAGTGGCATCTTGAGGATAGAAGCCAAAAGCCCGGCACCTCAGGATGATCCTGCCCACCAGGTTTTTACTGTGGGTCACAGTCACGGAcgggggagctggggagagacgAAGCAGAGGGCAGTGAGGCCGAGGATGTTCCCTCCTTGTGATGTGGGGAAACCAAGGGCAGGAACTGGCCAACCCTTAGAAATCATCTGTGCACATTCGCCCCCAGGCCCCCCTGCAGAGAGGCTGTGTCCCCAGTGGAGAGAGGACTGTGGGAGGCCCCCCACGCTGCTCCAACAGCCCCAGGACCCTACAAGGGTGTCAGGCCCTTGCCCACCTGGAGAACCTGAGAGGAGAGGAACTCCCTGCTCTCGGGGGCCAGCGGGTCCACCCGAGGATGCTCGGCACACAGTTCTGAAGAATTTATAGGCACTGATGGGACCAAGGGGCTGCTCTGGTCTACAGCGGGTGAGAAGCTGCCCTACGTGTGATGTACCTCCTTCTCCAACAAAATCGGCTCCCCATGCTCCAGGGGGTGACGCAGGGGCAGTCCCCAAGGACGGCCAGCTGGCCCTGCAGCCTGATTCTTTTGTCCTGGGCCTTACATTCCTCTGGGGACCTCTGGTTGATTATCCCCAAACTCCCCCGACCCCCGACACACACACCAGTATCCACTCTTCCTTCTTATTTGCTGCCACAAGACTTAGACAAATAGGGACCTTCACACTGGACTTTTCtaaaagcagaagaggaacaAAAGTGGAATGACCCTGGTCATATGATTCTGGGTGGTTTGGGTTTGAATGCGTGACCCTCGCTCCAAGGCTGGAATATTCTGTTCTATCTTAGCTCCCAGCCGGGTTGGCCCCATCTTAGGGCCTCCACCAAGGAGTTCAAACCTAGATGTCTCCTCTCCTCAAAGTCAACATCCCAGAGAATGAAGATCTTGGAAAGAAGAAGTTTCCCCCTCTGGCCTGCCTGTGGTCTGAGGTCTAAGCCCCAGGCCCTCACCAGGCAACTCTCTGTTTCTCCAGCTGGTGGACCAGCAATGGGTCCAGACCACTCACCCACCCACATGGATGTGGCAATAGGCTGTGGCATTCTCCCACAATTCAGTCAGAACTCTGCACCTAACCCAAGGCCAGGGCAGGACAGCCACTCAGAGAACAGCAGGAAAGTTCTTTTCCTTGTAGGAGCCAGGGGCAGACTCAGTTCGTGGACCCTCCCGCCCAGGGTCACTACCTGTTTTCTCCAGGAGGCCCCTCCAGGAGGCCAGGTACCTCCAGAGTTGGGCAGGACAAGTCACATACAGGAAAATCTTAGCCAGGTCAGCCCTGGGGCCTCGGGTCTCCCACAGCTTCTTGATGTGCTGGGCTGAATGTGCATCCACCGTCCATGTGAGGGTCTCTGAGTCGAAGGTGAGGATGTCTTGCCCATTGTAGCCCAAGCGCCAGAAGCCTCTAGTGCTGGGTCTCTCTGGAGCTCACAGCCCAGTGTGGCCTGGAGGGAATGAAGGCCTGGCCCACCCCAGGCAGTGACCTGTCACCTCACTGGCCCTGGCCCTTTTCACCCAAAAGGAGTCCAGCCCAGAGGGGTATGTCATCTCCTCCACCCAAACATGAGGTACCTGGTGTGGTCTTGGGGTGGGGTGCCTCGCCTCTCTGCACAATTCCAGCCTTGGGGTACCCTCCCCTCCCCTAGCTGCAGGATGAACAGGTCAGGGACCAGCCTCAGACCCATGTGCCCCTGGTCCTGCCCCCACtcaccctggccctggccctgctggccCATGATCTCTGCCAGCGTCAGTCTGAGTTGCCGTTCCTTCTCTATCAGgccctcagtctctctctcccaggTCTCAGCTCGCAGCTCTGTTCTGATCCCAAGACCCCGGGGTTCCGCCCTGTGACTCTCGTCATCATAGCGCATGAAGAGCTCATCATCAAAGTATCCCAGCGCCAGGAACTGGGCCTTCCCAGGCCCGCCCGGGGCCAGGGCCACGAGGTCGTAGCGGAGAGTGTGGGTTCCTGAGGGAGAAGGACACGTGGGTGACTCGCCCCACCAAGCTCAAGCTTTCTAACAGCTGCCTCCGTCTTGAGATATTTAAATCAGGCTATTCTGTCCTGACCCATCCCAGAGGTGCGTGCGAGGAACCAAACAGAGTGTTGTGTGTTGGACAGGATGAGTGAAAGAGAAGGTCAGACAAAAAGGGTAGGGTGGAAAGAGATAAGAGAGGCATTCAGAGgtgaaagaggaaacaaaagtaTATTTGAGCAGAGAGCCAGAAGCAGAAATGACTGAGTGATTACGGCTGCTCAAGGCAGGAGGCTGGGAACCTCTGAGAGGCAGAATAGAAACCTCCCGTGATCCTTCAGGACTGAGAAGAGAAGAACGGCCAGGCTGTCAGCTGAAACCTCTGAAGGTCACACTGCCAATTACGGATCTTGCCAGAACTGTGACCTTGTGCTGACCCAGGTCCACCCTGATTGAATTGAGGCAATAAGGCCCTTGTATCGTCTGCTGAACTGAGGCAAAGAATAAACCTTTCCTGGGCGGAAGAAAACATCAACGGAAGCCAAGACGGGTGTATCGCATGCAACGTCCAGGATACAATGAGAATCGGGAGCCCCCCAAAGAGGCAGGAACACAAGACTGGTAAACAGGAACGGGAGAA encodes:
- the LOC103544421 gene encoding LOW QUALITY PROTEIN: MHC class I-like protein MILL2 (The sequence of the model RefSeq protein was modified relative to this genomic sequence to represent the inferred CDS: inserted 1 base in 1 codon), translating into MLSQGRAVSKFLSHQQRSCCSSETLVALFPITTLWAQARIHPNPGTGMGAPGVLRPLNHLLLLLLLLEESRGSHAGTHTLRYDLVALAPGGPGKAQFLALGYFDDELFMRYDDESHRAEPRGLGIRTELRAETWERETEGLIEKERQLRLTLAEIMGQQGQGQGLHSLQATLGCELQRDXSTRGFWRLGYNGQDILTFDSETLTWTVDAHSAQHIKKLWETRGPRADLAKIFLYVTCPAQLWRYLASWRGLLEKTAPPSVTVTHSKNLVGRIILRCRAFGFYPQDATLTWLLDGEPMHQGTFGPRAILPSGDGTYQTWVATRISPREEQNFACHVGHHKLNITVPVVIGPQGRRAVHDAASAAAPLTVSAVVAALCLVVLEA